A stretch of Rhododendron vialii isolate Sample 1 chromosome 4a, ASM3025357v1 DNA encodes these proteins:
- the LOC131323779 gene encoding uncharacterized protein LOC131323779 — protein MPKLKRYEAKEDAVAFVCRFRQTMSLHNFFGALMCKIFPLTLSEPIMLWYHQLKPKSITCFNELELEFSKRFVISNIQPKTLSMLVNMRRTEGETLRLYTERYWEVYNLIPDCDQGVAAELFMNGLDPASAMFRDLSRNPPKTMGELMTIMEKDCVHEEAMAERHAPKAPEPAKATAGPKKQVVNVRRGQGGSSSQMTNKPTNKGRPPQHLSHSHGNKRRENHGQTSTVGSGPGMCTYHKERGHYTTQCQPFKRYLEELAAAGHLNQWIDVRRSSLPPPPPIIGNLISVIQGLVSEERAAELRSEIDRAITSLPVCNVGISGKRQREDSSLGNPITFTSDNLKGVQLPHTDALVVTVTIDRSTVQRVLINQGRSTDVMFYSTFQSLGLSPAQLRTASTPLVSFTRAPVWPLGLISLHVRAASRALDIEFVVVASPSPYNVILDRTWLHEMKAVASTFHQVVKFVGWNGRQESL, from the exons ATGCCGAAGCTGAAACGTTACGAGGCGAAAGAGgacgcagtcgcgttcgttTGTCGCTTCAGACAAACTATGAGCCTTCATAACTTTTTCGGTGCTCTCATGTGCAAGATCTTCCCACTCACATTGAGCGAACCAATCATGTTATGGTATCATCAATTGAAACCCAAGTCTATCACTTGCTTCAACGAGCTGGAGTTGGAGTTTAGTAAACGCTTTGTAATCAGCAACATTCAACCGAAGACATTATCTATGCTGGTGAACATGCGAAGAACGGAAGGAGAAACCCTACGGCTTTATACCGAGCGCTATTGGGAGGTTTATAATCTTATCCCAGATTGTGATCAAGGAGTTGCGGCTGAGTTGTTCATGAACGGACTAGATCCAGCCTCGGCGATGTTTCGTGACCTTTCTCGTAACCCACCTAAGACAATGGGAGAGCTCATGACCATAATGGAGAAGGATTGTGTTCACGAAGAGGCCATGGCCGAGCGACATGCACCAAAGGCTCCTGAACCTGCCAAAGCAACAGCTGGGCCGAAGAAGCAAGTAGTGAATGTTCGCCGGGGGCAAGGAGGCAGTTCAAGCCAAATGACCAACAAGCCGACCAACAAGGGTCGACCTCCGCAGCACCTCAGCCACAGTCATGGCAACAAACGAAGAGAGAACCATGGCCAGACGA GCACCGTCGGGAGCGGACCAGGGATGTGTACATATCACAAGGAGCGCGGCCACTACACAACACAATGCCAACCTTTCAAACGGTATCTAGAAGAGCTCGCAGCAGCTGGGCATCTAAATCAGTGGATTGACGTTCGGCGAAGTTCACTTCCTCCGCCTCCACCGATCATTGGCAATCTCATAAGCGTTATACAAGGACTGGTTTCTGAAGAAAGGGCAGCCGAGCTTCGTTCAGAAATTGACAGAGCCATCACCTCTTTACCCGTTTGCAACGTCGGTATTTCGGGAAAGCGACAACGGGAAGATTCGAGCCTCGGCAACCCTATTACTTTTACGTCTGACAACTTGAAAGGTGTGCAACTCCCTCATACGGACGCCCTCGTTGTTACTGTTACTATTGATAGGTCAACCGTTCAGCGGGTGTTGATAAACCAAGGAAGGTCGACGGACGTAATGTTTTATTCAACATTTCAGAGCCTCGGATTATCTCCCGCTCAACTTCGGACAGCATCCACTCCTCTCGTTAGTTTTACTAGGGCCCCAGTTTGGCCACTCGGCTTAATCTCTCTCCATGTGCGGGCTGCATCACGGGCTCTTGACATCGAGTTTGTGGTGGTCGCTTCTCCCAGCCCATACAACGTAATACTCGACCGAACCTGGCTGCACGAGATGAAGGCAGTCGCTTCTACCTTTCACCAGGTGGTAAAATTTGTTGGATGGAATGGTCGTCAGGAAAGCCTCTGA
- the LOC131323777 gene encoding uncharacterized protein LOC131323777 — MTDSQTRYLPMEKLALALVSAKMSLLPYFQSHRIVVLTEFPLKAVLRKTDTSSRILKFSQDLANFDIQFEPRTAIKGQALADLFVELTPGLQDEANALATAAEEARIQDEKVSKETCSHSMEPLRARYTLGQKKPKRQWRLFSGDAWRMTVDGASNVHGASAGIVLVSPNSIHIFCDSQLIVGHLNDDYQAKDLAEWKWNGSLGSTMHADALAGLASIYRTSGSRIIVFDKVATPSFEQPCQLVMAISLGPSQLDPVIDYLKNQVLPPNKRDAYKLRCRAANFFLDPNDNLYRWTFTGPDLLVDHEDHVKTVLEELHSGSCGAHSGGRSLAQRVLTQGYWWPKMVKQSKEYVKRFGKMPKAPRGFEYMLTATDLFTKWIEASPLVKTTASDVERFIWKHIISRFGVPYAILSDNGS, encoded by the exons ATGACGGACtctcagacgaggtatctgccCATGGAGAAATTGGCATTGGCCCTCGTTTCAGCTAAAATGAGCCTCTTGCCTTACTTTCAATCacataggattgtggtcctcactgagtttcctctcaaagctgtcCTTCGAAAGACGGACACGTCAAGCCGGATCCTGAAATTCTCTCAAGACCTGGCCAATTTTGACATCCAGTTTGAACCTCGGACCGCCATCAAGGGTCAGGCCTTGGCCGACTTATTTGTCGAGCTCACTCCCGGATTGCAAGACGAAGCCAACGCCTTGGCCACCGCTGCGGAAGAAGCTCGGATTCAGGATGAAAAAGTTTCGAAAGAAACATGTAGCCATTCCATGGAGCCCCTCCGCGCTCGGTACACCTTGGGACAAAAGAAACCGAAGCGGCAATGGAGGCTCTTCTCTGGCGACGCCTGGCGAATGACCGTCGATGGAGCCTCGAATGTTCACGGGGCTAGTGCGGGCATCGTCCTTGTGTCTCCGA ATTCGATTCACATCTTTTGTGACTCTCAGCTTATTGTGGGTCACTTGAACGACGATTATCAAGCCAAAG AtttggccgagtggaagtggaaTGGATCGCTCGGGAGCACAATGCATGCTGACGCCCTGGCAGGTCTTGCTTCGATTTACCGAACCTCGGGCAGTCGCATTATTGTCTTTGACAAAGTCGCAACGCCGAGCTTCGAGCAGCCATGCCAATTAGTAATGGCGATTTCCCTCGGTCCAAGTCAACTAGATCCGGTAATTGATTATCTGAAGAACCAGGTGTTACCACCGAACAAACGCGACGCATACAAACTCCGTTGCCGAGCAGCTAATTTTTTCCTGGATCCAAACGACAACCTCTACCGATGGACTTTCACTGGCCCAGATTTGCTTGTCGACCACGAAGACCACGTGAAGACCGTTCTGGAGGAACTCCACTCGGGAAGCTGTGGGGCGCATTCCGGAGGACGGTCCCTTGCACAGCGTGTGCTGACGCagggctattggtggccgaagatggttaAACAGTCGAAGGAGTACGTGAAGCGAT ttggcaagatgccaaaggCACCTAGAGGATTTGAGTATATGCTCACAGCCACAGATTtgttcactaagtggattgaagcTTCCCCTTTGGTCAAGACAACTGCAAGCGACGTGGAACGTTTTATTTGGAAGCATATCATCTCACGGTTCGGCGTACCTTACGCCATCCTTTCTGACAATGGCTCCTAG